The genomic region TCCGGTCTTTCATTTCCCTTGCAGCTTTATTGGTGAAGGTTACTGCTAAAATGTTCTCAGGGTGCACACGGTTTTGTAAAATTAGATTAGCAATCCGATAGGTTAGTGCTCGGGTTTTACCTGAACCTGCACCGGCAACAACTAGTAAGGGACCGCAATAATGCTCAACTGCTATACGCTGGCTAAAGTTGAGCTGACTAGTAAATTCATTATTTGTGTTCATAGGCATATTTGTTAGTTTACTAAGAATTAAGTTTTACTAGTTCGACAAGTCTAATTTGATTGAAAACCTTGTGTGTAAGTCTAGCTAAGTAATTCTGGAAAAGTTCCTGTACAAGGCTTGTTGTTTTAATACCAATCCAGATGCAAAAAGCGCAACTGTGTTTAACCGTTACCTTTGAAATAATTATGAGTAGATCTTAATCCATTGCCTAATCAACGATATTGTTGTCATAATTATACGAATTAGAAAACCCAAATTTGAAAGTTATGGAAGTCGAAATGCAAGAACCACAATACACAGAAACCAAAACCAAGGAAACTCCAATTCCAGATCTTAGTACCCAAACGGGGAGCATAACTAAACTCCAACCCCCGCCCAAATCTCAGGAACAATGGCTTAAATACGGTCAGGAGGTTTCTAACTTTTTGGGGACGCTGCCAGAATATCTAGTTGGGTTATTTGATAAGTATAAACAACCACTTCTTACCCTGGGATTAATAGTGACTGCTGGAGTAACTGTTAAGGTCATACTGGCTGTGCTAGATTCTTTAAATGATATTCCTTTGGTAGCGCCCACTTTTGAGCTAATTGGCATTGGCTACTCTGGTTGGTTTGTGTATCGCTATTTACTCAAAGCTTCTACCAGAGAGGAACTCACAAGTGAAATTGACACTTTAAAATCACAAGTTTTTGGGCAAGACTAACCATTAGAAAACGCATTTGAATGCTTGCTGCAGAATTGCATTAAAAATATTTGCGTCAAAGTGTTACAAAAGCCCATACAGCAATAGCCGGGTATGTAGAAGTGGAATATAAGCTTTCCAGCAAGCCCCACTTCTACATAATAGATATCTAGCCCCTAAGTTTGGTCGGTTTAATATAGATTTTAAAAACCTAGGTTAAAGCACTCGTAAAATGCTAGGAATGCTATCTATGGCCTCCATGGTGTGGATTTCCTCTAGGGATTGTCTAAAATCACCTTCTTTAACATCGTGGGTAACAACAACAATTTCTGCCATTTCCCCCTGGAAACCAGTTTGCACAACGGATTCTAAACTTACTTGGTATTTACCAAAGCAAGTCCCCAATTTACCAATGACCCCTGGGTGGTCCTTAGTCAGAAATCGAGCATAGAACCGGGTGACTAGTTGAGATATGGGGGCTATGTGGCAGTATTCTTTATGTCTACAGGATAAGAGTGGATTAGCTTGAGCAGTATTAGTCTTGATTGTTGCTACTAGATTTAATATATCTGAGCAAACTGCACTCCCCGTTGGCCCAGCACCCGCTCCCGGACCAAAAAACATCACTTGACCTATGGGTTCCCCCTCTACTAAAATGGCATTGTAAACACCATTGATACTAGCTAGGGGGTGGGTTTGAGAAACTAGGGTGGGGTGAACTCTCACTGACAACTGGGATTTGTCACCCGTTTGATTTTTAGCAATGGCTAGCAGTTTAATCACAAATCCTAATTTGCCAGCGTAGGCAATGTCTGTTTTTGTGATTTGACGAATACCTTCACAATAAACATCTTGTAAGTTAATTCTCTCTCCAAACCCCAATGACGCTAAAATAGCAATCTTATCCCCAGCGTCTAAACCATCAATATCAGCAGTGGGATCTGCTTCCGCATATCCCAATCTTTGTGCGTCAGCTAGGACTTCTTCTAGTTCACTCCCTTCCGTCTGCATCCTCGTGAGAATGTAATTGGTAGTGCCGTTTACAATACCAATAATACTATGAAGCTTGTTCACACTTAAAGACTGCTTTAAGGTTTTAATTACGGGAATGCCACCAGCTACTGCAGCTTCAAACATAACATATACACCAGAAGCATTGGCAGCAGTAAATATTTCTTCTCCGAATCGTGAAATGACAGCTTTGTTTGCTGTTACTACATGTTTACCATTTTCAATAGCCGTCATAATGAGTGTTCGCGCAGGTTCCAATCCACCCATCAGCTCAACAATGATATCTATCTGAGGGTCATTGACAATAGCTGATAAATCCCCGCTGAGGATTTCTTGGGGTAAGTTCACCGGGCGTGATTTGTTTGGCGATCGCACACCTATGCGACATATTTCCACTTCCTGTAACAGTGGGTGACGACCTTGCAAGTCCTGTAACAGTTGTACAGTTCCAGTTCCCACCGTACCCAATCCTAAGATTCCTAATTTTACACCCACGGATTTGGCATCCTATTACATACAAAACACACATAAAACAATTGTAGATGGGATGGAACCCCACCTACAAAATTGCAGGCAAAAATTGGGAAACAAGGCCAACAGTAGATTAATAGGTTTCTACATGCCAACGTCCTTCTTTTTTGATTGCCTTTTGATAATCACTCCAAGTGACACCCTCTTGAGCAGCGGCTTTAGACAAAGCAGCATCAATGCCATCTTCCATACCACGCAACCCGCAAATATACGTATGAGTTTTGGGGTTTTTGATCAGTTGCCACAGTTCATTGGCGTTTTCTGCTACACGGTCTTGGATATACATCCTACCACCTTCAGGATTGTTTTGTTCCCGACTGATAGCGTAGGTAAGACGGAAGTTATTAGGATATTGAGCTTGGATTTCTTCCAGTTCCTCCTTATATAGAATATTAGGAGTAGTGGGTACACCGAATAATAGCCAAGCAAATCCGTTAAACTGGTATTCTGAGTTAACAGATCTTTCCGCATCCTTGAACATCCGCCATAAATAGGCTCGCATAGGAGCAATACCCGTACCCGTTGCCAACATAATTACATTAGCATCAGTGTTATCGGGTAGCAGCATTTCCTTACCTACAGGACCGGTAATTTTTACATCATCACCTGGTTTAAGGTCAGTTAGATAGGTAGAGCAAACACCATACACTATTTCGCCACTTTCTGGGTGTTTATATTCCAGTTGACGCACGCAGAGTGATATTGTT from Cylindrospermopsis curvispora GIHE-G1 harbors:
- a CDS encoding CAAD domain-containing protein, producing MEVEMQEPQYTETKTKETPIPDLSTQTGSITKLQPPPKSQEQWLKYGQEVSNFLGTLPEYLVGLFDKYKQPLLTLGLIVTAGVTVKVILAVLDSLNDIPLVAPTFELIGIGYSGWFVYRYLLKASTREELTSEIDTLKSQVFGQD
- a CDS encoding homoserine dehydrogenase — protein: MGVKLGILGLGTVGTGTVQLLQDLQGRHPLLQEVEICRIGVRSPNKSRPVNLPQEILSGDLSAIVNDPQIDIIVELMGGLEPARTLIMTAIENGKHVVTANKAVISRFGEEIFTAANASGVYVMFEAAVAGGIPVIKTLKQSLSVNKLHSIIGIVNGTTNYILTRMQTEGSELEEVLADAQRLGYAEADPTADIDGLDAGDKIAILASLGFGERINLQDVYCEGIRQITKTDIAYAGKLGFVIKLLAIAKNQTGDKSQLSVRVHPTLVSQTHPLASINGVYNAILVEGEPIGQVMFFGPGAGAGPTGSAVCSDILNLVATIKTNTAQANPLLSCRHKEYCHIAPISQLVTRFYARFLTKDHPGVIGKLGTCFGKYQVSLESVVQTGFQGEMAEIVVVTHDVKEGDFRQSLEEIHTMEAIDSIPSILRVL